In Salmonella enterica subsp. enterica serovar Typhimurium str. LT2, a single window of DNA contains:
- the sufS gene encoding selenocysteine lyase (similar to E. coli orf, hypothetical protein (AAC74750.1); Blastp hit to AAC74750.1 (406 aa), 87% identity in aa 1 - 406), which yields MTFPVEKVRADFPILQREVNGLPLAYLDSAASAQKPNQVIDAESAFYRHGYAAVHRGIHTLSAQATESMENVRKQASRFINARSAEELVFVRGTTEGINLVANSWGTENIRAGDNIIISEMEHHANIVPWQMLCERKGAELRVIPLHPDGTLRLETLAALFDDRTRLLAITHVSNVLGTENPLPDMIALARQHGAKVLVDGAQAVMHHAVDVQALDCDFYVFSGHKLYGPTGIGILYVKEALLQEMPPWEGGGSMISTVSLTQGTTWAKAPWRFEAGTPNTGGIIGLGAAIDYVTSLGLDKIGDYEQMLMRYALEQLAQVPDITLYGPAQRLGVIAFNLGKHHAYDVGSFLDNYGIAVRTGHHCAMPLMAWYGVPAMCRASLAMYNTHEEVDRLVAGLTRIHRLLG from the coding sequence ATGACATTTCCTGTAGAAAAAGTACGGGCGGATTTTCCCATACTGCAGCGTGAAGTTAACGGCCTGCCGCTGGCTTACCTGGACAGCGCAGCCAGCGCTCAAAAACCTAATCAGGTGATTGATGCTGAATCTGCCTTCTACCGTCACGGCTATGCTGCGGTACATCGGGGTATCCATACGTTAAGCGCGCAGGCGACCGAAAGCATGGAGAATGTGCGTAAGCAGGCGTCGCGGTTTATTAACGCCCGCTCCGCAGAAGAACTGGTGTTCGTGCGCGGTACGACGGAGGGCATTAACCTTGTCGCCAACAGTTGGGGAACGGAAAATATTCGCGCCGGGGATAACATTATCATCAGCGAGATGGAGCATCACGCCAACATCGTTCCCTGGCAGATGCTGTGCGAGCGCAAAGGCGCTGAACTGCGCGTGATCCCATTGCATCCTGACGGTACGCTGCGGCTGGAGACCTTAGCTGCGCTGTTCGATGACCGGACCCGACTACTGGCCATTACCCACGTTTCCAATGTGCTGGGGACGGAAAACCCACTGCCGGACATGATTGCGCTGGCGCGCCAGCATGGGGCGAAAGTGCTGGTGGATGGCGCCCAGGCCGTGATGCACCATGCTGTTGACGTCCAGGCGCTGGACTGCGATTTTTACGTTTTCTCCGGCCATAAACTTTACGGGCCGACCGGCATCGGCATTCTGTATGTTAAAGAGGCGTTGCTGCAAGAAATGCCGCCGTGGGAAGGGGGCGGGTCGATGATCTCGACCGTCAGCCTGACGCAGGGAACGACATGGGCGAAAGCGCCCTGGCGTTTTGAGGCGGGAACGCCGAATACTGGCGGCATCATCGGTCTCGGCGCGGCGATTGATTATGTGACGTCGCTGGGACTGGATAAGATTGGCGATTATGAGCAGATGCTGATGCGCTATGCGCTGGAGCAACTGGCGCAGGTGCCTGATATCACGCTATATGGCCCGGCGCAGCGGTTGGGCGTCATCGCGTTTAATCTGGGTAAACACCACGCTTACGACGTCGGCAGCTTTCTTGATAATTACGGTATCGCGGTACGAACAGGGCATCACTGCGCAATGCCGCTCATGGCCTGGTATGGCGTGCCGGCAATGTGCCGGGCTTCGCTGGCGATGTATAACACCCATGAAGAAGTGGACCGACTGGTGGCAGGATTAACGCGTATCCACCGCTTATTGGGATAA
- the ynhA gene encoding putative SufE protein (involved in Fe-S center assembly; similar to E. coli orf, hypothetical protein (AAC74749.1); Blastp hit to AAC74749.1 (138 aa), 87% identity in aa 1 - 138), whose translation MAALPDKEKLLRNFTRCANWEEKYLYIIELGQRLAELNPQDRNPQNTIHGCQSQVWIVMRRNANGIIELQGDSDAAIVKGLMAVVFILYHQMTAQDIVHFDVRPWFEKMALAQHLTPSRSQGLEAMIRAIRAKAATLS comes from the coding sequence ATGGCTGCGCTACCGGATAAAGAAAAACTGCTGCGTAACTTTACGCGTTGCGCTAATTGGGAAGAGAAATATTTATATATTATTGAGTTGGGGCAGCGCCTGGCGGAGTTAAATCCGCAGGATCGTAATCCGCAAAATACGATTCATGGCTGTCAGAGCCAGGTGTGGATCGTGATGCGGCGAAACGCCAACGGCATTATCGAATTGCAGGGCGACAGCGACGCGGCGATCGTTAAGGGCCTTATGGCGGTGGTATTTATTTTGTACCACCAAATGACGGCGCAGGATATTGTGCATTTTGATGTCCGGCCATGGTTCGAAAAAATGGCGCTTGCGCAGCACCTCACACCTTCTCGTTCTCAGGGGCTGGAAGCAATGATTCGCGCAATTCGCGCTAAGGCCGCCACTCTTAGCTAA
- the ynhG gene encoding putative LysM domain protein (similar to E. coli orf, hypothetical protein (AAC74748.1); Blastp hit to AAC74748.1 (334 aa), 85% identity in aa 1 - 334), whose translation MKRASFITLTIIGAYSALQAAWAVDYPLPPEGSRLIGQNQTYTVQEGDKNLQAIARRFDTAAMLILEANNTIAPVPKPGTLITIPSQMLLPDAPREGVIVNLAELRLYYYPPGENRVQVYPIGIGLQGLETPVMDTRIGQKIPNPTWTPTAGIRQRSLERGITLPPVIPAGPNNPLGRYALRLAHGNGEYLIHGTSAPDSVGLRVSSGCIRMNAPDIKALFAQVRTGTPVKVINQPVKFSVEPNGIRYVEVHRPLSPEEEQNVQTMPYVLPAEFTAFRNAQGVDSRLVDKALYRRAGYPVSVSAGQTPAVNTTAVESAQNGFVGEEGQTRATQ comes from the coding sequence ATGAAACGTGCGTCTTTCATTACGCTAACTATTATCGGCGCGTATAGCGCGTTACAGGCAGCCTGGGCGGTTGATTATCCATTACCGCCCGAAGGCAGCCGTCTTATTGGTCAGAATCAAACCTATACCGTACAGGAAGGTGATAAAAACCTGCAGGCTATAGCCCGGCGTTTTGATACGGCGGCGATGCTCATTCTTGAAGCGAACAATACGATTGCGCCGGTGCCTAAGCCCGGTACGCTAATTACCATTCCCTCGCAGATGCTATTGCCGGATGCGCCCAGGGAAGGCGTTATCGTCAATCTCGCGGAGCTACGGCTGTATTATTACCCGCCGGGAGAAAACCGCGTACAGGTGTATCCCATCGGCATCGGTTTGCAGGGACTGGAAACTCCCGTCATGGACACCCGGATAGGGCAAAAGATCCCCAACCCGACGTGGACGCCGACGGCAGGCATACGCCAACGTTCGCTTGAGCGGGGGATCACGCTGCCGCCGGTGATCCCTGCCGGGCCAAATAACCCGCTGGGACGCTATGCGCTGCGTCTGGCGCACGGTAATGGGGAATATCTCATTCATGGCACCAGCGCGCCGGATAGCGTAGGTCTGCGTGTGAGTTCCGGTTGCATTCGCATGAACGCGCCGGACATCAAGGCGTTATTTGCGCAGGTCAGAACGGGGACGCCGGTAAAAGTGATTAACCAGCCAGTGAAATTCTCTGTCGAGCCGAATGGCATTCGTTATGTAGAGGTACACAGGCCGCTATCGCCGGAAGAAGAGCAAAACGTGCAGACAATGCCCTATGTGTTGCCTGCGGAATTTACCGCGTTCAGAAACGCGCAAGGGGTGGATAGTCGCTTGGTCGATAAGGCGCTATACCGGCGAGCCGGGTATCCTGTCAGCGTGAGCGCCGGGCAGACGCCGGCGGTAAATACGACCGCAGTCGAATCCGCTCAGAACGGTTTTGTCGGGGAAGAGGGGCAAACGCGCGCGACGCAGTAG
- the lppB gene encoding putative methyl-accepting chemotaxis protein (similar to E. coli murein lipoprotein (AAC74747.1); Blastp hit to AAC74747.1 (78 aa), 88% identity in aa 2 - 71), whose protein sequence is MNRTNQLILGAVVLGSTLLAGCSSNAKIDQLSSDVQTLSAKVEQLSNDVNAMRSDVQAAKDDAARANQRLDNKVFRICK, encoded by the coding sequence ATGAACCGTACTAACCAGCTGATCTTAGGTGCAGTAGTTCTGGGTTCCACGTTACTGGCAGGTTGTTCAAGCAACGCTAAAATCGATCAGTTGTCTTCCGATGTACAGACGCTGAGCGCTAAAGTTGAGCAACTGAGTAATGACGTAAATGCAATGCGTTCCGACGTTCAGGCTGCTAAAGACGATGCTGCTCGCGCGAACCAACGTCTGGACAACAAAGTATTCCGCATCTGTAAATAA
- the lpp gene encoding murein lipoprotein (links outer and inner membranes; similar to E. coli murein lipoprotein (AAC74747.1); Blastp hit to AAC74747.1 (78 aa), 96% identity in aa 1 - 78) — translation MNRTKLVLGAVILGSTLLAGCSSNAKIDQLSSDVQTLNAKVDQLSNDVNAMRSDVQAAKDDAARANQRLDNQATKYRK, via the coding sequence ATGAATCGTACTAAACTGGTACTGGGCGCGGTAATCCTGGGTTCTACTCTGCTGGCTGGTTGCTCCAGCAACGCTAAAATCGATCAGCTGTCTTCTGACGTTCAGACTCTGAACGCTAAAGTTGACCAGCTGAGCAACGACGTGAACGCAATGCGTTCCGACGTTCAGGCTGCTAAAGACGACGCAGCTCGCGCTAACCAGCGTCTGGACAACCAGGCTACTAAATACCGTAAGTAA
- the pykF gene encoding pyruvate kinase I (formerly F; fructose stimulated; pyruvate kinase I. (SW:KPY1_SALTY)), with translation MKKTKIVCTIGPKTESEEMLSKMLDAGMNVMRLNFSHGDYAEHGQRIQNLRNVMSKTGKKAAILLDTKGPEIRTIKLEGGNDVSLKAGQTFTFTTDKSVVGNNEIVAVTYEGFTSDLSVGNTVLVDDGLIGMEVTAIEGNKVICKVLNNGDLGENKGVNLPGVSIALPALAEKDKQDLIFGCEQGVDFVAASFIRKRSDVVEIREHLKAHGGENIQIISKIENQEGLNNFDEILEASDGIMVARGDLGVEIPVEEVIFAQKMMIEKCIRARKVVITATQMLDSMIKNPRPTRAEAGDVANAILDGTDAVMLSGESAKGKYPLEAVSIMATICERTDRVMNSRLDYNNDSRKLRITEAVCRGAVETAEKLEAPLIVVATQGGKSARAVRKYFPDATILALTTNEVTARQLVLSKGVVSQLVKEINSTDDFYRLGKDVALQSGLAQKGDVVVMVSGALVPSGTTNTASVHVL, from the coding sequence ATGAAAAAGACGAAAATTGTTTGTACTATCGGTCCGAAAACCGAATCCGAAGAGATGTTAAGCAAAATGCTGGACGCGGGCATGAACGTGATGCGTCTGAACTTCTCTCATGGCGATTATGCAGAACACGGTCAGCGTATCCAGAATTTGCGCAACGTGATGAGCAAAACTGGTAAAAAAGCCGCTATTCTGCTTGATACTAAAGGACCAGAAATCCGCACCATTAAACTGGAAGGCGGTAACGACGTTTCGCTGAAAGCGGGCCAAACCTTTACTTTTACCACCGACAAATCCGTGGTCGGTAATAATGAAATCGTTGCCGTCACCTATGAAGGCTTTACCAGCGACCTGAGCGTTGGCAACACCGTCCTGGTTGACGATGGTCTGATCGGTATGGAAGTGACCGCCATCGAAGGCAATAAAGTCATTTGTAAGGTGCTGAACAACGGCGATCTGGGCGAGAACAAAGGCGTTAACCTGCCGGGCGTTTCTATTGCTCTGCCGGCGCTGGCTGAAAAAGACAAACAGGACCTGATCTTCGGTTGCGAACAGGGCGTTGACTTTGTTGCGGCGTCCTTTATCCGTAAACGTTCTGACGTTGTCGAAATTCGCGAGCATCTGAAAGCTCACGGCGGCGAAAATATCCAGATTATCTCTAAGATCGAAAACCAGGAAGGCCTGAACAACTTCGATGAAATTCTCGAAGCTTCCGACGGCATCATGGTTGCGCGTGGCGACCTGGGCGTAGAAATCCCGGTTGAAGAAGTGATTTTTGCGCAGAAAATGATGATCGAAAAATGTATCCGCGCACGTAAAGTCGTGATCACCGCGACTCAGATGCTGGATTCTATGATCAAAAACCCGCGTCCGACCCGCGCAGAAGCAGGCGACGTTGCGAACGCCATCCTCGACGGTACGGATGCGGTTATGCTGTCCGGCGAATCCGCAAAAGGGAAATACCCGCTGGAAGCCGTTTCTATCATGGCGACCATCTGCGAACGTACCGACCGCGTCATGAACAGCCGTCTGGACTACAACAACGACAGCCGTAAACTGCGCATTACGGAAGCAGTATGCCGCGGCGCGGTAGAAACCGCCGAAAAACTGGAAGCGCCGCTGATCGTGGTAGCGACCCAGGGCGGTAAATCCGCTCGCGCCGTGCGTAAATACTTCCCGGACGCCACCATCCTGGCATTGACCACCAATGAAGTGACCGCCCGTCAGTTAGTACTGAGCAAAGGCGTGGTATCGCAGCTGGTGAAAGAAATCAATTCTACTGATGATTTCTACCGTCTGGGCAAAGATGTCGCCCTGCAAAGCGGCCTCGCCCAGAAAGGCGACGTCGTAGTGATGGTCTCCGGCGCGCTGGTTCCAAGCGGCACCACTAACACCGCCTCTGTTCACGTACTGTAA
- the orf48 gene encoding putative amino acid permease (amino acid permease YeeF like protein (gi|1526981)), producing the protein MKKVKKLSLTDLVLYGLVFMVPIAPVSLYGVVYNLSHGMVALVYIIGAIAMFFTAYSYSTLSQHISSSGSAYAYAGVCINPAVGFLTGWILLLDYLLFPTLVAVLGGVAVHAILPQIPVWVWPLIYVAIGTGVNYLGIQQTAKFDKLLVFIQLGILAIFVLLIVRLMLLDSSQITLSFRPFFDSQWFTPGLIATAISVAALNFLGFDAISTLSEESEGGGRAVSKATLLALVLATVLFIIVVAFAAFATGNVDRFAEGNATNEAFFTIAGNVGGIWLKVAFSIIVAFVCAVGNIITAQTAVSRVLFSMGRDRMLPAFLAHVHTTRKTPDYAILFTGGVTLLLSYLFSGKIESISTLVNFGALFAFFVVNLCVFILFNFRMKAQRRIFAHVISPIMGMIVIGYVCLNMNIHALILGISWAAIGIAILCYRKAHNQNIAIDLEGKKLLD; encoded by the coding sequence ATGAAAAAAGTCAAAAAATTGTCTCTTACCGATTTAGTGCTTTATGGTCTGGTGTTTATGGTGCCTATCGCGCCAGTCTCTCTTTATGGCGTCGTTTATAATCTTTCGCACGGTATGGTTGCGCTGGTTTATATTATTGGCGCGATCGCGATGTTTTTTACCGCGTACAGCTACTCTACCTTATCGCAGCATATCTCCTCGTCGGGTTCGGCCTATGCGTATGCTGGCGTATGCATTAATCCCGCCGTAGGGTTTCTGACCGGATGGATATTACTGCTGGATTATCTTTTGTTCCCTACGCTCGTGGCAGTGCTGGGCGGCGTCGCGGTCCACGCTATTTTACCGCAAATCCCGGTCTGGGTCTGGCCGTTGATTTATGTGGCTATTGGCACCGGAGTCAACTATCTCGGGATACAGCAAACGGCGAAATTCGATAAGTTACTGGTCTTTATTCAACTCGGTATTCTGGCGATTTTCGTGCTACTCATTGTCCGTCTGATGCTGCTGGACAGTAGTCAGATAACGCTTTCCTTCCGGCCTTTTTTCGATTCACAGTGGTTCACCCCAGGGCTCATCGCGACGGCGATTTCGGTGGCTGCGCTGAACTTTCTCGGCTTTGACGCTATCAGTACATTAAGTGAAGAAAGCGAAGGCGGGGGACGCGCCGTCAGTAAAGCAACGCTGTTGGCGTTAGTTTTGGCGACGGTACTGTTTATTATCGTTGTGGCGTTTGCGGCGTTCGCCACCGGTAACGTCGACCGCTTCGCGGAAGGTAATGCGACGAATGAAGCATTTTTCACCATTGCCGGCAACGTTGGCGGTATCTGGCTCAAAGTGGCGTTTTCCATCATTGTGGCGTTTGTGTGCGCCGTCGGCAACATTATTACCGCGCAAACGGCGGTGTCCAGAGTGTTATTTTCAATGGGGCGCGACCGAATGTTGCCCGCCTTCCTCGCTCACGTCCATACCACGCGTAAAACGCCGGATTATGCCATTCTGTTTACCGGCGGCGTCACCCTGCTGCTCAGCTACCTGTTTTCCGGCAAGATTGAATCTATCTCCACGCTGGTGAACTTTGGCGCGCTTTTCGCTTTTTTTGTCGTGAACCTGTGTGTGTTTATCCTGTTCAATTTCCGGATGAAAGCCCAGCGGCGCATTTTCGCCCATGTCATTTCGCCGATCATGGGGATGATCGTCATCGGCTACGTCTGTTTAAACATGAACATTCACGCTCTGATACTCGGAATTAGCTGGGCGGCCATCGGGATAGCGATTCTGTGCTATCGAAAAGCACACAACCAAAACATCGCCATCGACCTGGAAGGCAAAAAGTTGCTCGATTGA
- the orf32 gene encoding putative hydrolase or acyltransferase (proline iminopeptidase like protein (gi|1526980)) translates to MNDTYLYGEMFSENILTSYRIYGDRKSLLTPLIILHGGPSGGFDYLLNYRRLADDGRMVIFYDQYGCGRSTHFPHADASFWTIARYLRQLTQLIHHLGIGHGYSILGHSWGGMLAAEHACLQPAGLRGTILASSPASIALWQQEAIRLFNALTPMSDDDIKNVIMPAVIYQNPPEQLVAYYARHVYTLAEEAVHVQRSNAQFAADPTVYHILWGTNELAANGKLADWDITPHLCQIRCPVLVLRGENDQATERVVSPLLSHISDCRAVTIPGSSHNPHEENIAPCLAAVSAFLRDLA, encoded by the coding sequence ATGAATGATACTTATCTCTATGGCGAAATGTTTTCTGAAAACATATTGACAAGCTATCGGATTTATGGAGACAGAAAATCATTACTCACGCCGCTCATTATCCTTCATGGCGGCCCTTCTGGCGGCTTTGATTATTTATTAAATTATCGCCGTCTGGCTGATGACGGGCGCATGGTAATATTTTACGATCAATATGGCTGCGGTCGTTCAACGCATTTTCCTCATGCTGACGCGTCTTTCTGGACTATTGCGCGTTATCTCCGTCAATTAACCCAATTAATTCATCACCTGGGTATTGGACACGGGTATTCGATACTGGGACATTCCTGGGGCGGAATGCTTGCCGCAGAGCACGCCTGCTTACAGCCTGCCGGGCTTCGCGGGACGATACTGGCCAGTTCGCCGGCCAGTATCGCCCTGTGGCAACAGGAAGCCATACGGCTCTTTAACGCTCTGACGCCAATGTCCGATGACGATATCAAAAACGTCATTATGCCCGCCGTCATTTATCAAAACCCACCGGAACAGCTGGTCGCTTATTATGCCAGACACGTTTATACCCTCGCGGAAGAAGCCGTTCATGTTCAGCGCTCTAATGCGCAGTTCGCCGCCGACCCTACGGTTTATCACATTTTATGGGGAACCAATGAACTGGCGGCAAATGGCAAACTTGCCGACTGGGATATTACGCCCCATTTGTGCCAGATACGCTGTCCTGTTCTGGTACTACGCGGCGAAAACGATCAGGCAACCGAGCGCGTCGTCTCTCCGCTTCTCTCTCACATTTCAGACTGCCGCGCGGTCACTATTCCCGGCAGCAGCCATAACCCGCATGAAGAAAATATCGCGCCCTGCCTCGCAGCGGTAAGCGCGTTTTTACGCGATCTGGCATAA
- the orf245 gene encoding putative cytoplasmic protein (ORF 245 (gi|4456875)), whose amino-acid sequence MKILFIGESWHIHMIHSKGFDSFTSSKYEEGADYLLSCLRQGNIDVDYMPAHIVQTRFPQTAEALACYDAIVISDIGSNTFLLQNRTFYNMDIIPDALQLIADYVAEGGGLLMIGGYLSFTGIEAKANYKNTVLAEVLPVDMLDVDDRVELPQGCKAVNTAVEHVITQPFSEWPPLLGYNKLIAKENSQVLAEINGDPLLVMGTYHKGKVCCFASDCSPHWGSPQFLQWEHYATFWCNVLHTIKK is encoded by the coding sequence ATGAAAATTTTATTTATTGGCGAATCCTGGCACATTCATATGATTCACTCTAAAGGTTTTGATAGCTTTACATCGAGCAAATATGAAGAAGGTGCAGACTATTTATTATCCTGCTTACGCCAGGGTAATATCGATGTGGACTACATGCCTGCCCATATTGTGCAAACTCGTTTTCCACAAACCGCCGAAGCATTAGCCTGCTATGATGCGATCGTCATCAGTGATATCGGTAGCAATACGTTCCTGCTACAAAACAGAACGTTTTATAATATGGACATTATTCCTGATGCATTACAACTTATCGCCGATTATGTTGCTGAGGGCGGCGGTCTGTTAATGATCGGCGGGTATTTATCCTTTACGGGAATAGAAGCAAAAGCCAATTATAAAAATACGGTTCTGGCGGAAGTATTGCCGGTTGATATGCTGGATGTAGATGACCGCGTAGAACTACCGCAAGGATGTAAAGCAGTAAATACTGCGGTAGAGCATGTTATTACCCAGCCATTTAGCGAATGGCCGCCGCTGTTGGGCTATAACAAGCTTATCGCCAAAGAAAATAGTCAGGTCCTTGCTGAAATTAATGGCGATCCACTGTTAGTTATGGGTACTTACCATAAAGGGAAAGTATGTTGTTTTGCCAGTGATTGTTCGCCGCACTGGGGAAGTCCGCAGTTTCTGCAATGGGAACATTACGCCACCTTCTGGTGTAATGTTTTACACACAATAAAAAAATAA
- the orf408 gene encoding putative regulatory protein, deoR family (ORF 408 (gi|4456874)): MFKEERRHAIINLLIKDNSVSVSKLSDLYKVSQETIRSDLRYFQKSGMLQRCYGGGILNRDALSKLITENKIDISSTIATPIHQDAKLRRENPKKAGKVCVLGSFNIDVSATVPWFPQSGESILASQFGFYPGGKGANQALAANNAGAAAHFIFKVGKDQFSAFAMNHIIQSGITSYSAYQTDKAPTGSALIYVSAVDGDNIIAIYPGANMMLTTQEINEQHRYIAESDVMLMQLETNIEALTEFIRLGKQENKMIMLNPAPYTKQVTHLLSDIDIITPNETEASFLSGVTITDINDAKKAGNIILQSGVKKVIITLGARGSLICEHARTLYIPAWSAVVKDAAGAGDAFNGALAAALARQADMVAAIQYASAFASLAVEQVGASSMPQHLQVLHRMRTQSNKVIHIN, encoded by the coding sequence ATGTTTAAAGAAGAAAGACGTCATGCCATCATTAATTTACTGATAAAGGATAATAGTGTTAGCGTCAGTAAACTTTCAGACCTTTATAAGGTTAGCCAGGAGACTATTCGTTCCGATCTACGCTATTTCCAGAAATCAGGTATGCTTCAGCGTTGCTATGGCGGAGGGATTTTAAACCGTGACGCGCTGAGTAAGCTTATCACTGAAAATAAGATTGATATCTCCAGCACTATCGCCACGCCAATCCATCAGGATGCAAAACTGCGCCGGGAAAACCCAAAAAAAGCAGGCAAGGTGTGTGTTTTAGGCTCATTCAATATTGATGTTTCAGCAACCGTGCCGTGGTTTCCACAAAGCGGAGAATCCATTCTGGCCAGTCAATTTGGATTCTATCCTGGAGGTAAAGGAGCCAACCAGGCTTTAGCGGCAAACAACGCTGGCGCTGCGGCACATTTTATTTTTAAAGTGGGCAAAGATCAGTTCAGCGCATTTGCTATGAATCATATTATTCAATCAGGCATCACCTCATACAGCGCGTATCAAACAGATAAAGCACCCACCGGTAGCGCATTGATCTATGTCTCCGCCGTGGATGGCGATAATATTATCGCCATCTACCCTGGCGCCAATATGATGCTCACCACGCAAGAGATTAATGAGCAACACCGTTATATCGCCGAGTCTGACGTTATGTTAATGCAGCTCGAAACGAACATTGAAGCGTTGACTGAATTTATTCGTCTGGGCAAACAAGAAAATAAAATGATCATGCTGAACCCTGCCCCCTATACGAAACAGGTGACGCATTTATTATCTGATATTGACATCATCACGCCGAATGAAACTGAAGCCTCTTTTTTATCCGGTGTAACCATTACTGATATTAATGATGCAAAAAAAGCCGGAAATATTATTCTGCAATCCGGGGTGAAAAAAGTCATCATTACCCTTGGCGCCCGTGGCTCTCTGATCTGTGAGCACGCCCGCACGTTGTATATTCCTGCGTGGAGCGCCGTGGTAAAAGATGCCGCTGGGGCCGGTGACGCTTTTAATGGCGCCTTAGCCGCCGCGCTGGCGCGACAAGCAGACATGGTCGCAGCCATTCAATATGCCTCCGCTTTCGCTTCTCTGGCGGTGGAACAAGTCGGTGCGTCGAGTATGCCTCAGCACTTGCAGGTTTTACATCGAATGCGTACCCAATCTAATAAAGTCATTCACATTAATTAA